TTGTTTGCCAGGACTTTGCGGATTTCACTGTTCGGATCCAAAAGATTGCCGAACTTGCGGGCGCCGACAGGACATACCTCGACACAAGCGGTCCAGCGGCCTTTGCGGGTACGCTGGATACAGAAGCTGCATTTCTCGACAACACCTTTCATACGCGGGCGATTGCCAAGATAGTGGGTATTGGGATTCATCTCTTCCTTCGGCAGATTGGGTTCGCCCCAATTGAAGCGCCGGGCCCAATAGGGACAGGCGCCGATGCACATGCGACAGCCGATACACCAGTTGTAATCGATAACCACGATGCCGTCGGGATCACGATAGGTGGTACGTACCGGACAGACCTTGACACAGGGAGGTTTCTCACACTGCATGCATTGCATGGGAAAGTAGAAGGCGTCCTTTTCCGGCACCTGTTCCGGTTCATAATAGTGCTGGCCTTCCAGCACCACTCCCGCGGGTTTGTAGGCGTTGCCGCCGACCTGAACGCCGTATGCATCCGGGTAACCGTGTTGATCCCTGCCTGCCTCGGTAAAATTTCCCTTTTCCATGCGTAACACGCGAATCCACTCGATCTGCTGTTCGTCGCCACGGGATTGGTTGTTCTCCGCCACGCAGGCCTTGACACATCGACGGCAACCGATGCATTTCTGTATATTGAGCGCATATCCAAACAAAACACCCTCCATTGAGGGTGCATCGT
This sequence is a window from Candidatus Thiodiazotropha sp. LNASS1. Protein-coding genes within it:
- a CDS encoding 4Fe-4S dicluster domain-containing protein is translated as MPKQEESKENDSKPTTRRDFLRSAGNYTVASLSGAAMLLSDPKPAKANVTWAEHFQKNYRLMTDEEKKEAIDRLETRYSEEYGKKVIVDDAPSMEGVLFGYALNIQKCIGCRRCVKACVAENNQSRGDEQQIEWIRVLRMEKGNFTEAGRDQHGYPDAYGVQVGGNAYKPAGVVLEGQHYYEPEQVPEKDAFYFPMQCMQCEKPPCVKVCPVRTTYRDPDGIVVIDYNWCIGCRMCIGACPYWARRFNWGEPNLPKEEMNPNTHYLGNRPRMKGVVEKCSFCIQRTRKGRWTACVEVCPVGARKFGNLLDPNSEIRKVLANKKVFRLRADLNTYPKFFYFMD